Proteins from a genomic interval of Myxococcales bacterium:
- a CDS encoding alpha/beta hydrolase yields MADVVVDGVRLHVQRLGAGRAAVFVHGLVMDNLSSFYFTLATPAAAHRAVALYDLRGHGLSARPATGYALADFVAELAGLADVVSPEAPIDVVGNSFGGLVALAFAAAHPARVASLVLIDAHDGTDGWAAQMASTLGLQGQARDAKIAASFQAWLGRHSERKRTRLAEHARALVEDTTLVADLAASPPLALAALATITAPALLLYGADSDVRARGEALAAALPAATLEIVPGCTHSILWEATALVRARVVAWLEAR; encoded by the coding sequence ATGGCTGACGTCGTCGTCGACGGCGTCCGCCTGCACGTGCAGCGGCTCGGCGCCGGCCGCGCCGCGGTGTTCGTCCACGGCCTGGTGATGGACAACCTGTCGTCGTTCTACTTCACGCTGGCGACCCCGGCCGCGGCCCACCGCGCGGTCGCGCTCTACGACCTGCGCGGCCACGGCCTGTCGGCCCGGCCCGCCACCGGCTACGCCCTCGCCGACTTCGTGGCGGAGCTGGCCGGGCTCGCCGACGTGGTCTCGCCCGAGGCGCCGATCGACGTCGTCGGCAACAGCTTCGGCGGGCTGGTGGCGCTGGCGTTCGCGGCCGCGCACCCGGCCCGGGTCGCGTCGCTGGTGCTGATCGACGCCCACGACGGCACCGACGGCTGGGCCGCGCAGATGGCGTCGACGCTCGGGCTCCAGGGCCAGGCCCGCGACGCCAAGATCGCGGCGTCGTTCCAGGCCTGGCTGGGCCGCCACAGCGAGCGCAAGCGCACGCGCCTGGCCGAGCACGCGCGGGCGCTGGTCGAGGACACGACGCTGGTCGCCGACCTCGCCGCGTCGCCGCCGCTGGCGCTGGCCGCGCTGGCCACGATCACCGCGCCGGCGCTCTTGCTCTACGGCGCCGACTCCGACGTGCGCGCGCGCGGCGAGGCCCTGGCCGCGGCGCTGCCCGCCGCCACGCTCGAGATCGTGCCCGGCTGCACCCACTCGATCCTGTGGGAGGCCACGGCGCTGGTGCGCGCGCGGGTCGTCGCCTGGCTGGAGGCGCGCTGA
- a CDS encoding acyl carrier protein, with amino-acid sequence MTLDPTTAATILATVERLIIEIAGDEITLAGPITLATSFNGDLELESIEFVALAEKLQEHYGARIDFVGWISTKELDQIIALTVGELVEFIARAPA; translated from the coding sequence ATGACGCTCGACCCCACCACCGCCGCCACCATCCTCGCCACCGTCGAGCGCCTGATCATCGAGATCGCCGGCGACGAGATCACGCTCGCCGGCCCGATCACGCTGGCGACGTCGTTCAACGGCGACCTCGAGCTCGAGAGCATCGAGTTCGTCGCGCTCGCCGAGAAGCTGCAGGAGCACTATGGCGCCCGCATCGACTTCGTCGGCTGGATCTCGACCAAGGAGCTCGATCAGATCATCGCGCTCACGGTCGGCGAGCTGGTCGAGTTCATCGCCCGCGCCCCGGCCTGA
- a CDS encoding alpha/beta fold hydrolase — MLHGLVVGTLASWYFTAAPTLARAHAVRLYDLRGHGKSARPATGYDTATMAEDLAAVSADLPGPIDLVGHSYGALVALAFARRHPDRVRRLVVVEAPLPPAQFAEHHGFLGASPAEMIAALPPSLQDALAGGRRQAGRLLATLRALAYDTTLLADLQAEPDLTAAELAAIAAPTLCVYGDRSSCLAAGQRLAAGLARGRLAVLPGGHYLHLDARDALTALIVEHLDG, encoded by the coding sequence ATGCTGCACGGCCTCGTCGTCGGCACGCTGGCGTCCTGGTACTTCACGGCGGCGCCGACGCTGGCGCGCGCCCACGCGGTCCGGCTCTACGATCTACGCGGCCACGGCAAGAGCGCGCGCCCGGCCACCGGCTACGACACCGCGACGATGGCGGAGGACCTCGCGGCGGTCTCCGCCGATCTGCCGGGGCCGATCGATCTGGTCGGCCACAGCTACGGCGCGCTGGTCGCGCTCGCGTTCGCGCGGCGGCATCCGGACCGCGTGCGCCGCCTGGTCGTGGTCGAGGCGCCGCTGCCGCCGGCGCAGTTCGCCGAGCACCACGGCTTCCTCGGCGCCAGCCCGGCCGAGATGATCGCGGCGCTGCCGCCGAGCCTGCAGGACGCGCTCGCCGGCGGCCGGCGCCAGGCCGGGCGGCTGCTCGCGACCCTGCGCGCGCTGGCCTACGACACCACGCTCCTGGCCGACCTGCAGGCCGAGCCCGATCTCACCGCCGCCGAGCTGGCGGCGATCGCCGCGCCGACCTTGTGCGTCTACGGCGATCGCTCGTCGTGCCTGGCGGCCGGCCAGCGCCTCGCCGCCGGCCTCGCGCGCGGGCGCCTCGCGGTCCTGCCCGGCGGCCACTACCTGCACCTCGACGCCCGGGACGCGCTCACCGCGCTGATCGTGGAGCACCTCGATGGCTGA
- a CDS encoding glycosyltransferase family 1 protein has translation MARILFVVPPLTGHVNPTVSVARALAARGHEVAWAAHPGAVRPLLPADARILPMPERVDAAHAADVTDKARAVRGAAALKFLWEDFLIPLARSMRPALTAAVADYRPELLVVDQQAVAGGLVARAAGLPWATTATTSAGVTDPLAALPQVKRWLGELFADLEREAGLPPAGDGGELSPHRVIAFTTPALVGPAEGFPAHYRFVGPSVSDRPEPASFPWAALGPRPRVLVTVGTVNVDAATRFYATAIAALAEQPLQVILVAPPERVGPLPANVLCQRYVPQLALLREVDAVVCHGGHNTVCEALAQGLPLVIAPIKDDQPIVADQVVAAGAGLRVKFGRVTAPELAAAVRRVLDEPPFRTAARAVQASFAAAGGAAAAATALEELLA, from the coding sequence ATGGCGCGGATCCTGTTCGTCGTGCCGCCGCTGACCGGCCACGTCAACCCGACGGTGTCGGTGGCGCGCGCGCTCGCGGCCCGGGGCCACGAGGTCGCGTGGGCCGCGCACCCGGGCGCGGTGCGGCCGCTCTTGCCCGCGGACGCGCGGATCCTGCCGATGCCCGAGCGGGTCGACGCCGCCCACGCCGCCGACGTCACCGACAAGGCCCGCGCGGTCCGCGGCGCGGCCGCGCTCAAGTTCCTGTGGGAGGACTTCTTGATCCCGCTGGCGCGATCGATGCGCCCGGCGCTGACGGCCGCGGTCGCCGACTACCGGCCGGAGCTGCTCGTGGTCGATCAGCAAGCGGTGGCCGGCGGCCTGGTCGCGCGCGCCGCCGGGCTGCCGTGGGCCACGACCGCGACCACCTCGGCCGGCGTCACCGATCCGCTCGCGGCGCTGCCGCAGGTGAAGCGCTGGCTCGGCGAGCTGTTCGCCGACCTCGAGCGCGAGGCCGGCCTGCCGCCGGCCGGCGACGGCGGCGAGCTGTCGCCGCACCGGGTGATCGCGTTCACGACGCCGGCCCTGGTCGGCCCGGCCGAGGGCTTCCCGGCCCACTACCGGTTCGTCGGGCCGTCGGTGAGCGACCGCCCCGAGCCGGCGTCGTTCCCGTGGGCGGCGCTGGGCCCGCGCCCGCGCGTGCTGGTCACCGTCGGCACGGTCAACGTCGACGCCGCCACTCGCTTCTACGCCACCGCGATCGCCGCGCTGGCCGAGCAGCCGCTGCAGGTGATCCTGGTGGCGCCGCCCGAGCGCGTCGGCCCGCTGCCGGCCAACGTGCTGTGCCAGCGCTACGTGCCGCAGCTCGCGCTCCTGCGCGAGGTCGACGCGGTCGTGTGCCACGGCGGCCACAACACCGTGTGCGAGGCCCTGGCCCAGGGCCTGCCGCTGGTGATCGCGCCGATCAAGGACGACCAGCCGATCGTCGCCGATCAGGTCGTCGCCGCCGGCGCCGGGCTGCGCGTCAAGTTCGGCCGGGTCACCGCGCCCGAGCTCGCGGCCGCGGTCCGGCGCGTGCTCGACGAACCTCCGTTTCGCACCGCCGCCCGCGCGGTGCAGGCATCGTTCGCCGCCGCCGGCGGCGCCGCCGCCGCCGCCACCGCGCTCGAGGAGCTGCTCGCATGA
- a CDS encoding polyketide synthase dehydratase domain-containing protein, with translation MPDHGLDVAIVGLAAVFPGAADADAYWHNLARGHDAIGDVPAARWDPVYFDPAATAVDRFYCRRGGFVDDQAGFDPIAFGIMPVTVQGAEPDQLLALHVAARALADAGLTERLPRARTGVILGRGGYLTPGMARLSQRVRTAQQLATTLAELMPDLDAATLDRVRTTFSARAGELGAEAAIGLVPNLAASRIANRLDLHGPAYTVDAACASSLVAVDQACGELARGRCDVVLAGGVHVCHDVTFWSVFTQLGALSRAQQIRPFDRRADGILIGEGAGVVVLKRRADAERDGDRIYAIIRGTGVASDGRESSPMRPRLGGQVAAMAQAWRDAACDPATVGMIEAHGTATPTGDAVELAALAQFFGGPDHRPAPGLGSVKSMIGHAMPAAGVAGLIKAALALHHDLMPPSLHCDEPRAELAATRFRMLTAAEPWGERPRRAGVSAFGFGGINAHVVLEAAGGVAPTPRRVRARAAPSTPALLTLAAGSIAELAAALDGGPAPGGPMRLALVDPSPERRALAKKVLARGQPWRGRNDLWFTPRGLGAAGGRLAFVFPGIEIVTTPDVSAVAAELGVAVPPALASPIDAARDLEHQGLAVFALGRLLDLALRAAGHTPDVYAGHSLGEWTGMVVSELVPPAAAAAFVGGLRPGSLEVPDVVFAAVGCGAVGAEAAIAGLDDIAVSHDNCPHQSILCGRHDRVRTALARLAERGVLCQELPFRSGFHSPLLADYLGPHRAHLATLALARPRTPMWSATSCAPYPEEPDAIRALAIDHLVKPVRFRELVTALAGAGVRGFVQLGVGSLTNFIGDTLRGVDHLAVAASADKGDAAAQARQLARVRAALWVEGWDGAPAARASSPPPRPLPRLDLGAALVRLDGALPPLARPATTSAAPIGDLAAALADVTSPIAAELAALLREAAEASAAVAHAWRQPPTILPTPPARARTLRRTLSVAADPALVDHCFYRQPPGWPEVADRFPVAPMTMMLGMMRDAAQALAPDRVVIALEDVAALRWLAVAPPVEVELTSRRTADDAVEVELVGYARATARLAAAYPPAPAARTRPLTAPRPTPVDAAQLYADRWMFHGPGYAGVTAMGPMGDDGVDGEITALPAPGALLDCAGQLMGWWVMDHERIDRLAMPIRIARVALYGPEPTPGTRVACAVRFRALTAVAAIADHELTVAGRVWCQIDAWEDRRFDSDEPLWKVLQYPEHNALAEVTADGYALVTEHWRTVASRELVMRRYLGVGERAQHDAVGARGRRAWLLGRIAVKDAVRRHLWAAGAGPLYPIEIAVGNHADGRPFVTVPDGRALAVSLAHKDELAVALIAPAGATPGIDLERIEARPASFEAVAVSPAELALGGAGDRDAWLARVWAGKEAVAKARGTGLTDPRHLTCTAVAGDRLTIDGVAVDTRTHGAHVVAWTWLEPA, from the coding sequence ATGCCTGACCACGGGCTCGACGTCGCGATCGTCGGCCTGGCCGCGGTGTTCCCGGGCGCCGCCGACGCCGACGCGTACTGGCACAACCTGGCGCGCGGTCACGACGCGATCGGCGACGTGCCCGCGGCCCGCTGGGATCCGGTCTACTTCGATCCCGCGGCCACGGCGGTCGACCGGTTCTACTGCCGCCGGGGCGGCTTCGTCGACGACCAGGCCGGGTTCGACCCGATCGCCTTCGGGATCATGCCGGTGACGGTGCAGGGCGCCGAGCCCGATCAGCTGCTGGCGCTGCACGTGGCCGCGCGCGCGCTCGCCGACGCCGGCCTGACCGAGCGGCTGCCGCGCGCGCGCACCGGCGTCATCCTCGGGCGCGGCGGCTACCTGACGCCCGGGATGGCCCGGCTGTCGCAGCGGGTCCGCACCGCGCAGCAGCTCGCGACCACGCTGGCCGAGCTGATGCCGGACCTCGACGCCGCCACGCTCGATCGCGTCCGCACGACCTTCTCGGCCCGGGCCGGCGAGCTCGGCGCCGAGGCCGCGATCGGCCTGGTGCCCAACCTGGCGGCGTCGCGCATCGCCAACCGCCTCGATCTGCACGGCCCGGCCTACACCGTCGACGCCGCGTGCGCGTCGTCGCTGGTCGCGGTCGATCAGGCCTGCGGCGAGCTGGCCCGCGGCCGCTGCGACGTCGTGCTCGCGGGCGGCGTCCACGTCTGTCACGACGTGACGTTCTGGAGCGTGTTCACGCAGCTCGGCGCGCTGTCGCGCGCGCAGCAGATCCGTCCGTTCGATCGCCGGGCCGACGGCATCCTGATCGGCGAGGGCGCCGGCGTGGTCGTGCTCAAGCGCCGCGCCGACGCCGAGCGCGACGGCGATCGCATCTACGCGATCATCCGCGGCACCGGCGTCGCCAGCGACGGCCGCGAGTCGAGCCCGATGCGGCCGCGCCTGGGCGGTCAGGTCGCGGCGATGGCCCAGGCCTGGCGCGACGCCGCGTGCGATCCGGCCACGGTCGGGATGATCGAGGCCCACGGCACCGCCACGCCGACCGGCGACGCGGTCGAGCTGGCCGCGCTCGCGCAGTTCTTCGGCGGCCCGGATCACCGCCCGGCGCCGGGCCTGGGCTCGGTCAAGTCGATGATCGGCCACGCGATGCCCGCGGCCGGCGTCGCCGGGCTGATCAAGGCCGCGCTGGCGCTGCACCACGACCTGATGCCGCCGTCGCTGCACTGCGACGAGCCGCGCGCCGAGCTGGCCGCGACGCGCTTCCGGATGCTCACCGCGGCCGAGCCGTGGGGCGAGCGCCCGCGCCGCGCCGGCGTCAGCGCGTTCGGCTTCGGCGGGATCAACGCCCACGTCGTGCTCGAGGCCGCGGGCGGCGTCGCGCCCACGCCGCGCCGGGTCCGCGCCCGCGCCGCGCCGTCGACGCCGGCGCTGCTCACGCTCGCGGCGGGCTCGATCGCCGAGCTGGCCGCGGCGCTCGACGGCGGCCCCGCGCCCGGCGGCCCGATGCGCCTGGCGCTGGTCGATCCCAGCCCCGAGCGCCGCGCGCTGGCCAAGAAGGTGCTCGCGCGCGGCCAGCCGTGGCGCGGCCGCAACGATCTGTGGTTCACGCCGCGCGGCCTCGGCGCCGCCGGCGGCCGGCTGGCGTTCGTGTTCCCCGGCATCGAGATCGTGACCACCCCCGACGTCAGCGCGGTCGCGGCCGAGCTGGGCGTGGCGGTGCCGCCGGCGCTGGCGTCGCCGATCGACGCCGCGCGCGATCTCGAGCACCAGGGCCTGGCGGTGTTCGCGCTCGGCCGGCTGCTCGACCTTGCGCTGCGCGCTGCCGGCCACACGCCCGACGTCTACGCCGGCCACAGCCTCGGCGAGTGGACCGGCATGGTGGTCAGCGAGCTGGTGCCGCCGGCCGCCGCGGCGGCGTTCGTCGGCGGCCTGCGCCCCGGCAGCCTCGAGGTGCCCGACGTGGTCTTCGCCGCGGTCGGCTGCGGCGCCGTCGGCGCCGAGGCCGCGATCGCCGGGCTCGACGACATCGCGGTCTCGCACGACAACTGTCCGCACCAGAGCATCCTGTGCGGTCGCCACGATCGCGTCCGCACCGCGCTGGCGCGCCTGGCCGAGCGCGGCGTGCTGTGCCAGGAGCTGCCGTTCCGCTCGGGCTTCCACTCGCCGCTCCTGGCCGACTACCTCGGCCCGCACCGCGCGCACCTGGCGACGCTGGCGCTGGCGCGGCCGCGCACGCCGATGTGGTCGGCGACCTCGTGCGCGCCCTACCCCGAGGAGCCCGACGCGATCCGCGCGCTGGCGATCGACCACCTGGTCAAGCCGGTGCGGTTCCGCGAGCTGGTGACCGCGCTGGCCGGCGCCGGCGTGCGCGGGTTCGTGCAGCTGGGCGTCGGCAGCCTGACCAACTTCATCGGCGACACGCTGCGCGGCGTCGATCACCTCGCGGTCGCCGCCAGCGCCGACAAGGGCGACGCCGCGGCCCAGGCCCGGCAGCTCGCGCGGGTGCGCGCCGCGCTGTGGGTCGAGGGCTGGGACGGCGCGCCGGCCGCGCGCGCGTCGTCGCCACCGCCGCGCCCGCTGCCCCGCCTCGATCTCGGCGCGGCGCTGGTCCGCCTCGACGGCGCGCTGCCGCCGCTGGCGCGGCCGGCCACGACCTCCGCCGCGCCCATCGGCGATCTGGCCGCGGCCCTGGCCGACGTGACCTCACCGATCGCCGCCGAGCTGGCCGCGCTCCTGCGCGAGGCGGCCGAGGCCAGCGCCGCGGTCGCGCACGCCTGGCGCCAGCCGCCGACGATCCTGCCGACGCCGCCGGCGCGCGCGCGCACGCTCCGGCGCACGCTGTCGGTCGCCGCCGATCCGGCCCTGGTCGATCACTGCTTCTACCGCCAGCCGCCGGGCTGGCCCGAGGTCGCCGATCGGTTCCCGGTCGCGCCGATGACGATGATGCTGGGCATGATGCGCGACGCCGCCCAGGCGCTCGCGCCCGACCGCGTCGTGATCGCGCTCGAGGACGTCGCCGCGCTGCGGTGGCTGGCGGTGGCGCCGCCGGTCGAGGTCGAGCTCACCAGCCGCCGCACCGCCGACGACGCGGTCGAGGTCGAGCTGGTCGGCTACGCCCGCGCCACCGCGCGCCTCGCCGCCGCCTACCCACCGGCGCCGGCCGCGCGCACCCGGCCGCTGACCGCGCCGCGCCCGACGCCGGTCGACGCCGCGCAGCTCTACGCCGATCGCTGGATGTTCCACGGCCCCGGCTACGCCGGCGTCACCGCGATGGGGCCGATGGGCGACGACGGCGTCGACGGCGAGATCACCGCGCTGCCCGCGCCCGGCGCGCTGCTCGACTGCGCCGGCCAGCTGATGGGCTGGTGGGTCATGGACCACGAGCGGATCGATCGCCTGGCGATGCCGATCCGGATCGCGCGGGTGGCGCTGTACGGCCCCGAGCCGACGCCCGGCACCCGGGTCGCGTGCGCGGTCCGGTTCCGCGCGCTCACCGCGGTCGCCGCCATCGCCGATCACGAGCTCACCGTCGCCGGTCGGGTCTGGTGCCAGATCGACGCCTGGGAGGATCGTCGCTTCGACAGCGACGAGCCCTTGTGGAAGGTGCTGCAGTACCCCGAGCACAACGCGCTGGCCGAGGTCACCGCCGACGGCTACGCGCTCGTGACCGAGCACTGGCGCACGGTCGCGTCACGCGAGCTGGTGATGCGCCGCTACCTCGGCGTCGGCGAGCGCGCCCAGCACGACGCGGTCGGCGCCCGCGGCCGGCGCGCGTGGCTGCTCGGCCGGATCGCGGTCAAGGACGCGGTCCGCCGCCACCTCTGGGCCGCCGGCGCCGGCCCGCTGTACCCGATCGAGATCGCGGTCGGCAACCACGCCGACGGGCGGCCGTTCGTGACCGTGCCCGACGGCCGCGCGCTGGCGGTGTCGCTCGCGCACAAGGACGAGCTGGCGGTGGCGCTGATCGCCCCGGCCGGCGCCACCCCCGGCATCGACCTCGAGCGGATCGAGGCGCGGCCGGCGTCGTTCGAGGCGGTCGCGGTGTCGCCGGCCGAGCTGGCGCTGGGCGGCGCCGGCGATCGCGACGCCTGGCTGGCTCGGGTCTGGGCCGGCAAGGAGGCCGTCGCCAAGGCCCGCGGCACCGGCCTCACCGATCCCCGCCACCTCACCTGCACCGCGGTCGCCGGCGACCGCCTGACCATCGACGGCGTCGCCGTCGACACGCGCACCCACGGCGCCCACGTCGTCGCCTGGACCTGGCTGGAGCCCGCATGA